GAATAGAGGTCACCATTGTGCAGGCTGATGGAGCGCTGGATCACACTGGGTTTGAACATATTCTGACGGTAGCGGATGATCAGGTCATTGCGTACCAGGCGTTTGAATAAAGTATCGTTCGTATTGCCGTAGCTGGGATAATCCGGGTATACGTACACACTATCCAGGTGATATTGCTGGTAGTGGGAGCTGGTATCGTCCGGGTTCCTGATTTTGACAGCGATATCCATTTTCGGGTTATCCTGTCCTTTCTTTTCGTTATATACGTTGATGATCCCTTCAAAAGGGTTCATGAGGTTGCGGAAGAGCGTTTTATGCAGGGTGTCTATCTCAAACTCGATCGCATCCCTGTCAAACTTGTAGTAGCCTGCATTGCGTACGATGCGCATCAGTCTTTCCCTTTCACTGCCCAGCAATTCCTGCTTGTAAGACATGCCGGTTTTGATGAGAGAAAGCTTCTCATTGTCCAGCACCAGTTTCAGGATGTTAGAATCGGGCACTTCGTAAGTAATGCGGTTGATCACGAAGTTCTTCCCGGTATTCACATTGTAGATAACGGAAGTTTTCTGGCGTTTGGTAGTTTCTTTATAATCCACAGTCGCGTAGAAGTAGCCCTGGTTATTCAGGTAGCTAAGCATCCTTTTTACAGATTCCTTTGTTTTGATGGAATCGTAAATAACAGGTTCTTCCAGGTTGCGCTTGGAAAGCATAAGGTTCCAGAACCAGTTGGATTTCTTCTCTTTATTCTTTTGATTGTAGAGCCATACTTTGAAGCGGATACCGAGAAAGGAGGTATTGGCCTGCTGCAGCATGAGCTGTTTGGAAGTAAGGGAAACATGGAGATCCTGCCTTTCGTTGGAGGTAGCGTCTCCTTTTACATTCACATTGTTCTGAATGTAGAGCTGCTGATTTTTTTGCAGGTATTTAGTATTGGAACAGGCGGCCAGCACCAGTATGGTTATAATTGAAACAAGAAAGTTCTGAATGGGAGGCCGCTGCATCAAGTCAATACAATGTTTATTGTTTATAGCAAGAATTCCATGACGTACATAGAACCTTCACCTCTGTGGCTTTGCCGATTAAAAGAATTCATGTAGGTTTGGCCCTATGTTGTCAAAGGCGCAAATTAAGTATATTCAATCATTACAGCATAAAAAATACCGTCAAAAATCTGGCCAGTTCATAGCAGAAGGTGATAAGATCGTTCCTGAACTGGTGTCCGGAGGGATGGTGGTGAGAGAAGTGTATGCTACAAAGGAGTGGATCAGCGGGCATGAACAGCTCCTGGAGGGCAAAGTACCTGTTATTGAAGTAGAAGCACATGTGCTGAAACAACTTTCTGCACTTACAACTCCCAATCAGGCCCTGGCCCTGGTGGATATTCCCCCGGCAGCGCCCCTGGTACTGAAAGGCCAGGTATCGCTCGCACTCGAAACTATTCAGGACCCCGGAAATATGGGTACCCTGATCCGTATAGCCGACTGGTTCGGCATTAAACAGCTGATCTGCACACCGGATTGTGTGGATGTGTATAACCCTAAAACCATACAGGCTACCATGGGTAGCATAGCCCGGGTCAATATCATTGAAACGGATCTCCTGTCATTATTACAAAAAGAAGAAGTGCCTTCTTATGCGGCAACCCTGCATGGTACAGATATTACTACTTTCTCCAAACTGGCAGAGGGGATGATCCTCATCGGTAATGAGTCGAAGGGCCTGAGTGATGCGGTGATTGCGGCTTGTACGCATAAACTGACCATTCCCCGGCTGGGTGGTGCTGAGTCTCTGAATGCCGGTGTGGCAGCGGGGATCATTTGTGGGAGGTTGCTTATTTAAATTGTAATGCCTTCAGCGGAAGAGCTTTGTATAACAGCTGTATAAATGACTTACTTAAATTGTAAAGCTTTCACAGGCGTGATTTTCCGTGTAACCATCGCCGGTATAGTCAGTATTAACAGGCACACCGCAAAAGTACCCATATTGATGAGCAGTACCTGGTACCAATGCAGATCGATAGCGGCAGCAGACATGTAATAACTTTCCTCATCCAGCTTTATAAACCCGGTCGTCTTTTGCAGGATGGCCAGACCTACCCCCAGTATATCCCCGATGATCAACCCCGCCAGCACAATATAGGCTGCCTGGTAAATAAAGATTTGCTGGATCCTGCTGTTGCGCATACCAAGGGCTTTCAGGATGCCCACCATATTAGTACGTTCGAGAATGAGGATCAGGATAGCGGTGATCATGTTGATAACTGCCACGATGGTCATGATGATGAGAATGATGGCTTCACTTTGATTTTGCAGTGCCAGCCAGTCAAATATATTTGGATAGATATCCCTTATCGTGCGGAGAAAGAGTTTGTCAGGAATGCCATTCAGAGAGGCTTCCGCAGTTTCATCCATCTTATGGTAATCGTCAATAAATACTTCATAGCCGCCTATACTGCCCGCCGGCCAGTTATTTAGTTTGCGGATCAGTTCCAGGTCACCAATCACGTAGGTCTTATCATATTCCTCCACTGCCGTTTTATAGATGCCTGTTACCCTGAGTTTTCTGGCTCTGGGCGGGAGGCCTGCACCCTGGATGAAATAGATGATCAGCGGATCGTTCACTTTCAGGCGCAATTCTTTGGCCATGGTAGTGGAAATAATGATTTCCGGGGCATAGCTGCTATCGTTGAAGTGAATGATATTGCCGGACTGCATAAACTGCTGGAGATGTGTCCAGTTATAATGACTGTCCACGCCCTTGAAAATCACGCCGGAGAGGTCTTTTTCTCCTTTGATGATGGCTGATTTGGTGGCATATGCATTGACGGTATTGATGCCACTTACATTTTTCAGGTATCTGACAATGCTGGTATCCGAATCGAAGGGGATCTGTTCCGTGAGAGGGCCGGCATTTGGCTGGTACTGGTTAATGTGCATATGCCCCCAGAAACTGAAGATCTTTTGCTGGATGGTAATTTGAAAACCGTTTACCAATGCGATGGCCAGGATCATTACAGCTACGCTGATAGCGGTGGCTATCACGGCAATGTTGATGATGAACCTGGAAAAAGAGCCGGAGCGGTTGAAAGCGATCCGTTTCGCAATGAATGATGATAAACGCATGAGACAAATGTATCAATTTTTTGCATGGCTAAAAGGAGAGAATCCGCCATTTTGAGGGTAGAAAAAAACGCGGCAGGCCGCTGTCCGATCTTTTGGGTAGAAAATGGGAATGGGTTACATCAACTAAAAGGGCCGGTTTGCCGCTAGCCGGCGAAAAGATCGTACCTTAACCATTCCATATAGAACTAAGTTATGATGATAAAGCCCTACTTCTGTATACCTGTAATCGGGCTGCTGTTATTCTTTTTACCGGCAGTAGCACAGGACAACACCTACGGACCTGGTCACATTTACTATAACAATATCAGATCTGTAAAGCTGAACCAGGCCGGAGACCAGACAGCCTTCCCTGTTATCTCTCTGAATGGAGGTGATGCCGTGGATCTGTCATTTGATGACCTGGATGCGGATGTCAAGGACTACTATTACACCCTGCAATTGTGTAATTATGACTGGACACCTGTCAATATCAATCAACTGGAGTACCTGAGAGGATTTTCCGAGAACAGGATTACGAGTTATAAATTTTCCAGTGTAGCACTGGTGAGATATACACATTACACTGCCTCATTGCCGAATGCGAACTGTATGCCGATCAAGGCGGGTAATTACCTGCTGAAGGTGTACCTGGACAGTGATACCTCACAGCTGGCATTTACAAAGCGATTGCTGGTGGTGAGCAATAAGGGCGGATTGAGTGGTGTAATACAGCAACCAGTATCACCGAAGGTGTTCAAGATAAACCAGAAAGTGAATTTCGTAGTAAGTACAGGTGGCTTGAATGTGGTGAATCCTTTTGATCAGCTAAAGGTGGTGATCCTGCAGAACTACCGGTGGGATTTCCCGATTGTCAATCCTAAGCCGATGTTTATAAAGGGGAATACGATTGAGTACAATGCGGAGCTGGATGTGCAGTTCCCGGCAGGGAAGGAGTGGAGATGGATTGATCTGCGAAGTTTTCGCCTGCAGACGGAGCGGGTAAAGCGTTCTGAATATCATACTGATGGAACGGATGTATATGTGATGCCGGACTATCCAAGAGGGAATACGATGTATTCTTATGTGAAGGATTATAATGGGATGTATTTTTTGGCAACGATTGATAACTATGATCCTTTTTATGAGGGGGATTATGCGACTACGCATTTTACTTATCCGGCACCGGAGCCTTATGCAGGGTATGATCTGTACCTGATAGGGGAGATGACGAATTATGAGTATAATGATGGGAGTAAAATGGTGTATAATCCGCAGACAAGGGCTTATGAGGGAACAATGTTTTTGAAGCAGGGTTTTTATAATTATGAATATGCATTGTTAGATACCAGGGATCCGGATGCAAGGCCGGGTACTGCTGAGACAGAGGGTGACTGGTGGGAGACGGAGAATAATTATACGATCCTGTTATATTATAGAGATCTGGGAGGGAGGTATGATGAGTTGGTGTCTACAGTAACCTTAAATTCAAAATTAAACAGGTAAGTTACGGCATTAAACAAAAAACGCTGATACCCAAGGTATCAGCGTTTTTTTGTTTAATGCAGGCCAAATATTTATTGTACTGTTTGTCTCAGTTTTACAATATTCGATGCCCCTCTTTTAATAATAATCCTCGTACCTCTGTCATAAGTAAAATACCGGTACAACCAGTTCGTAAACACCACCAGCCTATTCCTGAATCCTAATAAACTCATCAGGTGCACCAGCATCCACACAATCCATGCAAAATACCCACTGATCCTCATCCCAAAGAATTCTGCAATAGCCTTATTACGACCAATAGTCGCCATACTACCCAGGTCTTTATACTTAAATGGCTTAACCGCAGCTGGCTGCCCTTTGCTAATAGATCGGATATTACGTGCCACATTCACACCCTGCTGAATCGCCACCTGTGCTACCATTGGATAACCTTTAGGGAAGCGTTCGGGATCATTCACCATCTGTGCGATATCACCCACCGCATAGATATTCTCATATCCTTTTACCTGGTTAAATTCATTCACGGTAATACGTCCTCCGGCAACAACAATGTCAGCCGGGATACCGCTCACCGGCACCCCTTTCACCCCTGCTGCCCAGAGCAGGGATTTACTTTGTAATTTTTCCCCGTTACTGAGGATCAGTGTCTCACCATCATATTCTTTTACAAATGTATTGAGGATGACATTCACACCCAGTTTGTGTAAACCATCCAACGCTTTTTGGGAAGACTGTTCACTAAACCCGTTCAGTACGCGTGGGCTACCTTCCACCAGGTAGATCTTCATCAGCGATATCGGCAGTTCAGGATAATCTTTCGGCATAATGTACTTACGTAATTCTGCGAAAGCGCCTGCCAGCTCTACGCCTGTAGGGCCTCCGCCTACCATCACGAAGTTCAGTTTGGCCTGTATTTCTTCAGGTTCACGCAGCAGCAGGCTCTCCTCGAATTGTTTGATCACGTAGTTACGGATCTGTACCGCTTCGATAAGCGATTTCATACCGATAGCATTTTGTTCTATTGCTTTGTTGCCAAAGAAATTGGTGGTACTACCGGTGGCAAAGATCAGGTAATCATAATGCAGTTCCCCTATGCTGGTTTCCAGTATATTCCCGGCAGGGCGTACGCCTGTTACTTCCGCCATGCGGAAATAAAAATTTTTCTGGTGCTTGAAGATGCCGCGGAGTGGGAACGCAATGCTATCCGTTTCGAGGCCTGCAGTAGATACCTGGTATAGTAAAGGCTGAAATAAGTGATAATTGTTCCTGTCAAGAAGCACCACTTGTACAGGCACTCCTTTCAATTGTTTAGCAATATTAATACCTCCAAAACCTCCTCCAACAATAACAACGCGGGGTAATCCTGTTTCCGGAACGTTCGGCTGAATCATAAAAACAACATTTAGCGATCAATGAATTATAGAAGAGAAATAGCATGCCAATCGGGGTAGGCACTGTGTTTTTAAACGCCGGAGTTTATAAATGCATATCAAAGTTATAAAACTTTCAGAAAAAAATGAAAGTTTAATGAAGGAATTTATTGGGTGTTGTTTAAATAATTCAAAGACAGCCCCAGGCGTCTCAGATTTCTACAATTGGCTTGGTCTGTAGAAACAAAAAATCCCCGATGTATTACTACACCGGGGACTATATACCATCTAAAAGTATACTACATTTTCTTAGCGTCTTCCAGGAACTTAGCCAGACCGATGTCAGTCAGCGGGTGTTTCAGCAGACCCAGGATTGAATCCAGTGGACAGGTACAAATATCAGCACCGGCCTCCGCACATTTTACAATGTGGAGTGCGTTACGGATACTGGCTGCGAGAATTTCAGTTTTGAAACCCTGGATGCTATAGATCTGGGCAATCTGAGCGATCAGCTCAACGCCATCCCATGATGAATCATCGATACGACCAATAAATGGAGACACAAAAGTAGCACCAGCCTTAGCAGCCAGGATCGCCTGACCTGCAGAGAATACCAGTGTACAGTTAGTTTTTATACCGTTGTCAGTAAAATATTTCAGTGCTTTAACACCGTCTTTGATCATTGGTACTTTCACCACGATGTTTGGGTGAATAGCAGCCAGTTTCTTACCTTCTTCCACCATTGATTTGAAATCAGTGGAAAGAACTTCTGCACTGATAGGACCGTCTACGAGTTCGCAGATGTCTGCATAATGTTTCAGGATATTCGCTTCACCTTTGATACCTTCTTTTGCCATCAGGGAAGGGTTGGTGGTTACGCCGTCAAGTACACCCAGGTCGTGCGCTTCTTTGATCTGAGCCAGATTCGCTGTATCTATGAAGAATTTCATGGTGAAATGTATTTAGTATGATTTTGTAATTAGTTCAACGAAGTAAGTTATGCAACAATTAACACATTGTCAAGCATAAAGTATTGCAAATATAGACCCATACCACTATAGATGAATCTTAAATTTGAAATCAATAAATAAAAAGCTGAGGATTACTTGGGTCATACCACACAGGCCATTCGTATGAAGAGAATAGTGACAATCAGCTATTGACGAGCGCCTGATGACCTGGAATAAGATAAAAAAAAGGCAAGGTACTTACATCGCACCGCTACAACCGCCTACCCTTGCTACATTCCTGTCCTGGGGGAGTTCAGCAGGAGCTGGTCGTATAAGCCTTGCCGGGTGCAAAGGTAGAACAATTGTATCAACTTCCAAACATATTTTAAAAGTTTCTATGAAAATCTTAAAAAATGCAGTATTTTGGACAATATAAAGTCAGGGTTCGGGACGAAATTGTCGATGTAGCATATGTTTGAGACTCACCTATACAGCAGTTGGATTTCAGTAATAGTTTAATGAGTATCCTTATCCTATGTTATTTGAAAAAAATATTATACTTTGTTATATATTTTTTAAAAAGAATATTTATTTTGTTAAAAATTAACCTTTCACCTAAAAATTACATGTAACCTCATGGATCCAATTTACAATGATGGCCCAAGTGCCATATTTGCTATGTTTGGCGTTGGTTTTTTCTTAACCATGTTCGCTTTTTTGATTTTCGGCATTATTGTGCAGTGGAAAGTTTATGAAAAAGCAGGACAGCCAGGTTGGGCAGTACTGGTACCTATTTATAACCTGCTTGTCCTCTTCAAAATCATGGGTAAACCATGGACCTGGATATTGTTAGTTTATACACCCGCTGCCATCGTGGGTATTTTCATCGTATGGATCGGTGGTTCACTGGCACTGGCAAGAAATTTCGGAAAGAGTTCCGGTTTCGCTGTCGGCCTCATGTTCCTCCCTATTATATTCTATGCGATCCTTGCATTTGACAAAACAATCCAATACAGAGGGCCAAACGGAGATGCTACACTGGACGACCAGATTGAGAGCATTGGTAAGCCTGCATTATAATTGTTTTTTGTTGTTTTTTTGCCATATTGATCTGCTGCCGGTTGCTCACAGGACCGGCAGTTCCTTTTAAATCTACATTGTTATGAATGTTATGCCTGAGGGGGATATCCTGAAAGACTTCGATGAAAAGATAGTACCCCCACCCGTTGACCGTGGCGTCCGCTTTGCAAATTTCCTGATTGACTACATCATGTCATACCTTTTTACAATACTTGTTTGCTATAGCCTGGTAGAAGCATCCGGAGGTGCCTTCGAGATGCTCAATGAGCAGGGAGCTGTTACTTTCACAACGAGCCTGCTCTTTTGGGTTATCAGACCCCTGTATTTCGTATTGATGGAAGGGCTTACAAAAGGACAAACTATTGGAAAACTGGTTACCGGTTCAACAGCTATCCGTACAGACGGCGCTCAGCTGGACTGGGGAAATGTATTTGCCAGGAGCTATTCCCGTATCGTGCCATTTGAGGCATGGTCTGGTTTCGCACAAACTCCATGGCATGACAAGTGGTCAAATACTACTGTTGTCAGTAAAGCAGACTTAATCACACGGTAATTTGTTAGCCAGGAAATCAGTTTCATTTTCACCTGGCCACAGGCCAGCAGGAAATAAAACTGATTCCCTTCTGAGTTTTACCGGGTAGTGTAGTAATTGTAATCGTTGAGAACGGTCTCCAGGAACTGGAAATGCCCCATCTCTGTTTCGATCACCAATACTTCTTTTACCCTTTCTGCTACCCGGGCTACCAGGTCCTGGTTGCCAGACTTAATAGCCTGGTCCATTAATGACTTGATCTTGTTCATATCTCTGTCAGACAGGCGAAGGATCTGGGGAAAATGAGGTTCATAATTCATGGAAGACATATCCCGGTAAATGGTATCCTGTATACTGGTCTTGTGCCTGGTATTGACCACAATCGTACCAGCTACCACATCGCCCAGGCGCTGGTCATAACGGGAACGTACCATGGCAATAATAGGTACTGCACCATTCAGGAAAAATATTCCCCAGGGAGTTTCGAGCAAGCGGAATAACCAGCGGATCAGGTGCTGACTGATACTTGGCTTGCCACCTGTCATGCTTCTCACTTTCAGACCAAGTAACATTTTGCCGGGAGATTGCCCATTCATCGTAATTTCGAACAATAAATAATACAACGAAATGGGAAGGGCACAAAAGAGAATGTACATCACAATCTCGGTATCAGCCGAAAAGTTAAGCCTGCTGAAGGTCACATAGATGGCAATTACGAAGGCGATTCTGATAAGCAGGTCGATGAACCATGCGAAAAAACGTATCAGGATATTGGCCGTTTCAAATTCCAGCTCTATATTGAAGGATGTAGGTATTTTTACATTAGCCATGTACAAATTTACTAATTAATGTATATGTTTGTTATAATGGACAACCCATGCGAGAGACTACTTTTATAAAGAAAAATTTACCCCGCTGGAAAGAATATCAGCAGGAACCAACCGAGGATCCGGATGAAATGGCTGCACGGTTTACCAGTTTACTGGATGACCTGGCGTATGCCAAAACATTCTACAGTTTTAGCAAGGTCACAGGTTACATCAATAGTCTGGCGGCGGACATTTACCAGCGGATCTACGGGAACAGGCAGGAAAAGGATGGCCGTTTCCTGAAATTCTTTGTTTACGAGTTGCCCCTCATCTTCCGTAAATATCATCGATTATTGTTATTCACCGCAATATTTTTTCTGTTATTCTGTGTCATGAGCGCATTTTCTGCCGCACGCGACGAAACTTTTGTAAGAGGTGTGCTGGGCGATGAATATGTAAGTATGACAGAACGGAATATCAGCAACGGCGATCCCTTTGGCGTGTATGGAAATGGAAATGAGCTGGTGATGTTCCTGGAGATAGCCT
This window of the Chitinophaga sancti genome carries:
- a CDS encoding TrmH family RNA methyltransferase, encoding MLSKAQIKYIQSLQHKKYRQKSGQFIAEGDKIVPELVSGGMVVREVYATKEWISGHEQLLEGKVPVIEVEAHVLKQLSALTTPNQALALVDIPPAAPLVLKGQVSLALETIQDPGNMGTLIRIADWFGIKQLICTPDCVDVYNPKTIQATMGSIARVNIIETDLLSLLQKEEVPSYAATLHGTDITTFSKLAEGMILIGNESKGLSDAVIAACTHKLTIPRLGGAESLNAGVAAGIICGRLLI
- a CDS encoding ABC transporter permease gives rise to the protein MRLSSFIAKRIAFNRSGSFSRFIINIAVIATAISVAVMILAIALVNGFQITIQQKIFSFWGHMHINQYQPNAGPLTEQIPFDSDTSIVRYLKNVSGINTVNAYATKSAIIKGEKDLSGVIFKGVDSHYNWTHLQQFMQSGNIIHFNDSSYAPEIIISTTMAKELRLKVNDPLIIYFIQGAGLPPRARKLRVTGIYKTAVEEYDKTYVIGDLELIRKLNNWPAGSIGGYEVFIDDYHKMDETAEASLNGIPDKLFLRTIRDIYPNIFDWLALQNQSEAIILIIMTIVAVINMITAILILILERTNMVGILKALGMRNSRIQQIFIYQAAYIVLAGLIIGDILGVGLAILQKTTGFIKLDEESYYMSAAAIDLHWYQVLLINMGTFAVCLLILTIPAMVTRKITPVKALQFK
- a CDS encoding type IX secretion system plug protein translates to MMIKPYFCIPVIGLLLFFLPAVAQDNTYGPGHIYYNNIRSVKLNQAGDQTAFPVISLNGGDAVDLSFDDLDADVKDYYYTLQLCNYDWTPVNINQLEYLRGFSENRITSYKFSSVALVRYTHYTASLPNANCMPIKAGNYLLKVYLDSDTSQLAFTKRLLVVSNKGGLSGVIQQPVSPKVFKINQKVNFVVSTGGLNVVNPFDQLKVVILQNYRWDFPIVNPKPMFIKGNTIEYNAELDVQFPAGKEWRWIDLRSFRLQTERVKRSEYHTDGTDVYVMPDYPRGNTMYSYVKDYNGMYFLATIDNYDPFYEGDYATTHFTYPAPEPYAGYDLYLIGEMTNYEYNDGSKMVYNPQTRAYEGTMFLKQGFYNYEYALLDTRDPDARPGTAETEGDWWETENNYTILLYYRDLGGRYDELVSTVTLNSKLNR
- a CDS encoding NAD(P)/FAD-dependent oxidoreductase, whose translation is MIQPNVPETGLPRVVIVGGGFGGINIAKQLKGVPVQVVLLDRNNYHLFQPLLYQVSTAGLETDSIAFPLRGIFKHQKNFYFRMAEVTGVRPAGNILETSIGELHYDYLIFATGSTTNFFGNKAIEQNAIGMKSLIEAVQIRNYVIKQFEESLLLREPEEIQAKLNFVMVGGGPTGVELAGAFAELRKYIMPKDYPELPISLMKIYLVEGSPRVLNGFSEQSSQKALDGLHKLGVNVILNTFVKEYDGETLILSNGEKLQSKSLLWAAGVKGVPVSGIPADIVVAGGRITVNEFNQVKGYENIYAVGDIAQMVNDPERFPKGYPMVAQVAIQQGVNVARNIRSISKGQPAAVKPFKYKDLGSMATIGRNKAIAEFFGMRISGYFAWIVWMLVHLMSLLGFRNRLVVFTNWLYRYFTYDRGTRIIIKRGASNIVKLRQTVQ
- the fsa gene encoding fructose-6-phosphate aldolase → MKFFIDTANLAQIKEAHDLGVLDGVTTNPSLMAKEGIKGEANILKHYADICELVDGPISAEVLSTDFKSMVEEGKKLAAIHPNIVVKVPMIKDGVKALKYFTDNGIKTNCTLVFSAGQAILAAKAGATFVSPFIGRIDDSSWDGVELIAQIAQIYSIQGFKTEILAASIRNALHIVKCAEAGADICTCPLDSILGLLKHPLTDIGLAKFLEDAKKM
- a CDS encoding DUF5684 domain-containing protein — protein: MDPIYNDGPSAIFAMFGVGFFLTMFAFLIFGIIVQWKVYEKAGQPGWAVLVPIYNLLVLFKIMGKPWTWILLVYTPAAIVGIFIVWIGGSLALARNFGKSSGFAVGLMFLPIIFYAILAFDKTIQYRGPNGDATLDDQIESIGKPAL
- a CDS encoding RDD family protein → MNVMPEGDILKDFDEKIVPPPVDRGVRFANFLIDYIMSYLFTILVCYSLVEASGGAFEMLNEQGAVTFTTSLLFWVIRPLYFVLMEGLTKGQTIGKLVTGSTAIRTDGAQLDWGNVFARSYSRIVPFEAWSGFAQTPWHDKWSNTTVVSKADLITR
- a CDS encoding RDD family protein — encoded protein: MANVKIPTSFNIELEFETANILIRFFAWFIDLLIRIAFVIAIYVTFSRLNFSADTEIVMYILFCALPISLYYLLFEITMNGQSPGKMLLGLKVRSMTGGKPSISQHLIRWLFRLLETPWGIFFLNGAVPIIAMVRSRYDQRLGDVVAGTIVVNTRHKTSIQDTIYRDMSSMNYEPHFPQILRLSDRDMNKIKSLMDQAIKSGNQDLVARVAERVKEVLVIETEMGHFQFLETVLNDYNYYTTR